The DNA window CGACGCCGCACGTTCGGCGGCGAAGCGACGATCCCCGGCGGCAGAACGATCATCGTCTCGGCCCCCGTCGCTGGCGCGATCGGTCCGCCTGCCCAGGGCCAGATTCCTCTGCCGGGTGAGTCCATCCAGGCCGGCCAGGCGGTGCTCTCGCTCGTCCCGCTGCTCACGCCGGAACGCGACGTACCAACGCCTGCCGAACGGGTGCAAATGGCGAACGCCCGCGCCACGCTGCTCTCGGCCTTGACCGTCGCCAAAGGCGATGTGGCCCGCAGCCAGGCCGAAGTCGACGCGGCCAAAATCGCTCTGAATCGGGCCGAACAGTTACTGGCCGACCAGGCTGGAACGGCCCGCGCGGTCGACGACGCCCGCGGCCAATGGAACATTGTTACTTCCTCGCTCACCGCCGCGAAAGAGCGGGAGGAGCAGCTGGACGCCCTGCTGACCGAACTCGATTCGCCAGCCGGCGAAGCAGCCAAGGCGACGCCCTTGACGCTTCATTCGCCCCAGTCGGGCGTGATCCGCAACCTGGCGGTTTCCCGCGGACAGACCGTGAACGCGGGGGCCCCGTTGTTTGAGGTCCTCGACACCCGGACGATCTGGATTCGCGTGCCGCTGTATGTCGACCTGCTGACAGAAGTTGACACCACCGCCGCCGCCCTGGTCAAACCGCTGGGACAACGCGGGCGACGGGCCGCATTCTCCGCTGCGACGGAAGACGCTGCCGCAGCGACTCTGCCCCCGCAAACCACGGCCGCGCAGCCGATCACGGCGCCGCCCACGGCCGATCCGCTCAGCGGCACGGCCGATCTGTATTACGAGGCCGACAACGCCTCCCTCCACTTGCGGCCCGGGCAGCGGGTCGGCGTGGAGATCCCGCTGCAGGGCGCCGGCGAAGCACTCGTCGTTTCCGCCAAAGCGATCCTCTATGACATCTACGGCGGCGCCTGGGTCTATATCAAATCGGGCGAGCATGCCTACCAGCGGGAACGAGTGCTGATCCGCTATACGGCCGGCGGCCTGGCGGTGCTGGACCAGGGACCGGCTCCCGGCGTAGAAGCGGTCGTCGACGGCGCCGCGGAACTGTACGGCGCCGAATTTGGAGCCGGCAAATGAGTTGGCTCATTGAATCCTCTTTACGCATGCGGGTGATCGTCATCGCGTTGGCGATCGCCCTGATCGTGGTCGGCGTGCGCACCGCCGACAACATTCCGCTCGACGTGTTCCCCGAGTTCGCGCCGCCCGTCGTCGAGATCCAGACGGAAGCGCCCGGCGTATCGACCGAAGAGGTCGAAAGCCTGATCACGGTGCCGATTGAGAACAGCCTCAACGGCATCCCGTTTTTGAAAACGGTCCGCTCCAAGTCGGTGCTGGGACTGTCGTCGGTCCGCCTGATTTTCGCCGAAGGCTCCGACCTGCTGATTGCCCGGCAACTGGTACAGGAACGGCTGTCGACGATCGTCGCCAATCTGCCCGCGAGCGCCCTGGCGCCGCGGATTTTGCCGCCGCTATCGTCGCTCAGTCGCTGCCTGAAGATTGGTCTCTGGCAGGAGCGGCCGGACGTTTCCGATATCGACGCCCAACGGGAAATGACGGTCCTCGCCCGCTGGACGCTGCGTCCGCGATTGATGGCGACCCCGGGCGTGGCGAACGTCGCAATCTGGGGAGAAAAAGACCCGCAGCTGCAGGTGGTGGTCGATCCTGATCGCCTCCAGGCGAACAACCTCACGCTCGACACCGTGCTGCTGACCGTCCGCGATGCGGTGATGATCGGGGCCGGCGGATTTGTCGATACGGCCAACCAGCGGCTGGCGATCCGGCATCTGCCGCCGGTCTATTCGCCGGAGGAGTTGGGCGAGGTGGTGATCGCCTTTCGCGGTGGCGCGCCGCTTCGCATTCGCGATGTAGCGGAAGTGATGATCGACCATGCGCCGCCGATCGGCGACGCCATTATTAACAGCCGCCCTGGGCTGTTGCTGATTGTGGAGAAGCAGCCCTGGGCCAACACGCTGGATGTAACCCGCGGCGTGGAAGCGGCCATGAAGTCGATGGAGCCGGCGCTGGGCGCCACGCATTACGATACGACCATCTTTCGACCAGCCACGTTTATTGAACGGTCGATCGCCAACCTGGGCCAGTCGATGCTGATTGGCTGCGTGCTGGTGGTGGTCGTGCTGATCCTGTTCCTGTTTGACTGGCGGTCCGCCCTGATCAGTGCGACGGCCATTCCACTGTCGCTGGTCGCCACGGCGATGGTGCTCTACTGGCGCGGCGGCACGATCAACACCATGGTGCTGGCCGGGCTGGTGATCGCCCTGGGCGAAGTCGTTGACGACGCCATTATCGATGTGGAGAACATCGTCAGGCGGCTGCGCATCAACAGCCAGTCAGAGCATCCCCGCAGCGCGTTCGCCGTAGTGCTGTCGGCATCGCTGGAGGTTCGCAGCGCGGTCGTTTACGCCACGCTGATTGTGATCTTTGCGTTCCTGCCGGTCTTCTTCCTGGAAGGACTCGCCGGCTCCTTTTTCCGGCCGCTGGCAATGGCGTACATCCTGGCGATTCTGGCCTCGCTGCTGGTCGCGCTGACGGTCACGCCCGCTCTCAGCCTGATGCTCTTGCCGCAGGCCGCATCGCGTCGCCATCGCGATGGGCCGCTGGTCGCCATTCTGAAACGCATGTACCGCGGCGTCCTGCCAATGCTGCTTCGCCGCCCGCGCATCACGCTGGCTAGCAGCCTGGCGCTGGTTGGCAGCCTGGGGCTGCTTCTGCCGCTGCTGGGCGAAGAGCTGATGCCTCGCTTCAAGGAGACCGACTTCCTGATGCACTGGGTCGAGAAACCGGGTATCGGCATCGACGCCATGAACCGGATCACGATCCGCGCCAGTGAAGAGCTGATGGAAGTCGACGGCGTGCGAAACTTCGGTTCGCACATCGGCCGCGCCGAAGTCGCCGACGAAGTGGTCGGCCCCAACTTTACCGAACTGTGGATCAGCATCGACGAGTCGGCCGATTACGACGCCACGGTCGCCGAAGTGCAAGAGATCGTCGACGGCTACCCGGGCCTGTACCGCGACCTGTTGACCTACCTGACCGAACGGATCAAGGAGGTGCTCAGCGGGACGAGCGCCTCGATCGTGGTTCGCACCTATGGCCCCAACCTGGAGCAGCTCCGGGCGACCGCCCAGGAGATCGCCGGCGCCATGAAAAACGTCAAGGGCGTCACCACGCTGAAGGTCGAACCGCAAGTGCTGACGCCGCAGATCGCCGTGAAAATGCGGCCCGAGGCCGCCTCCCGGTTCGGCCTGACATCTGGCGCCCTGATGCGAGCCGTGACCACACTGGTCAATGGCTCGCGTGTGGGCGAGATTTACGAAGACCAGAAGATTTACGGCGTGGTTGTGCGCGGCGAGAATCGACTGCATCCCGACGTAGCTTCGCTGTCGGATCTGATGATCGACACCCCTTCCGGCGCCCAGGTTCCGCTGCGGGATGTGGCCGACATCGCCGTGGTTCCCGCACCGAATGTGATCCAGCGGGAAGGGGCCTCTCGCCGGATCGACGTCACTTGTAATGTGGCCGGTCGCGATCTGGGAAGCGTCGCCCGGGATATTGAAAAAGCGGTGCTGGCCGACGTCCACTTTGGCGAAGGCTACCATCCCGAGTTCCTCGGCGAGTACGCGGAAGCGCAAGCCTCGCGGCAGCGAATGATGCTGCTGTCGGTGATCGCCGTGATCGCCATTCTGCTGATCCTGTATGTCGATTTCCAGTCCTGGCGCCTGGTGCTGATCATGGCGCTGATGTTGCCGCTGTCGCTACTGGGCGGGGTGGTCGGCGCGCTGGCGGTGGGCGGCGTGATCTCGCTGGGCTCGCTGGTCGGCTTCGTGACCGTGCTGGGCATCGCCGCCCGGAACGCCATTATGCTGGTCAGCCATTACCGGCACCTGGAGCAGGAAGAAGGACTGCCGTTCGACCTGGAACTGATCCTGCGCGGGGCCGAAGAACGCCTGGCCCCCATTCTGATGACGGCCCTGACGACCGGCCTGGCGCTTGCGCCTTTAGTGCTGACCGGCAACGTGCCTGGTCAAGAGATCGAATACCCCATGGCCTGCGTGATCCTGGGCGGCATCGTCACGTCCACATTCCTCAACCTGTTCGTCCTGCCGATCGAGTTCTACCTGTTCGGCCAGCTCCCTCCGGGATCGCGGGCGGAGAAGGAATAAGGCAACGGGGAAAGAGAAGCAACGCGGAGAAAGAAGCAGAAGAGTGGCAGGCAAAGCCTGCCAGCTGCGATGATTTTGTTTTTTGAAAAAGCGAAGTAGAAATCGGCCTCGGATCGCCCAGCCGTTGCCCGCCGACAACTCTCCTTCTCTCTCTTTTCCTCTGCGTTTCTCTGCGATCTGCGCGGTGCATCCTTCTTCGCTTTCCGGTAAACCCCGCCGGCCTACGCCGCTTCATTTTCCGACTGGTCCCGGCCGGGTTCTTCGTTCTCGGCGGGGACGAACTGCACGGCGATCGGGCGGGTCGTGTCCAGATGGATGTCGCGTTGCGGGAAGGCGATGCTGATCTCGGCTTCGCGGAACAAATGATCGATCTGAAAACGGAGGTCGCTTTCGATCCGCTTCTGCTCCGTGACGGATCGCACTTTGACCCAGAAATGCAGCTCAAAGTTCAACGCGTTGTCGCCGAACTCGGCAAACCAGACAAACGGCTCCGGCTGTTTCAGCACGCGCCCGTGCTCGGTGGCCGCATGCTTCAGCAGGCGGGTCGCTTCCCGGGTCGACGAACCATAAGCGATGCCGATATTCACCTGCGTGCGCAGCTTGTCGTCGCCGCGGGTCAGGTTCACCACATTGCTTTCCAGGAACGTGCTGTTGGGAACGATGATCTCCATATTCCGCCCGGTCCGGATCCGCGTGCTGCGGGCGCCGATCTGTTCAACATTGCCGTACAGGTCGTCAATCTGGATCAGGTCGCCCACCTTGATGGGGCGTTCGGCCAGCAGGATCAAACCGCTGATGAAGTTGTTGAGAATGTTCTGGCTGCCAAAACCGACGCCGATGGCGATGGCGCCGCCGAGGAAGGCGAACATGGTCAGCGGCACGTTGACAAACTTCAAAGCAGTCAGCGTGAAGCCGACCAGCAGCACATAAAACGACAGCGACTGCAGGGCCGCCACGCCCGATTCGTTCATGCGGAAACGCCGATGCTGCAGCCGTTTCCCCAGCGAGCGGCTGAGCAGACGGGCCAGGGCGAAACCGCACAGAATCAGGAACATGCCGACCAGCACCTTGCCGACCGTCAACGGATGATCGTCGACGGTGGTGAGTTCCGTGTTCCAGATTTTCTCGGCGTAAAAGTAAAAGTTCTCAGACCAGTCGGCTAACGTCCAGGTGTTGACGTCGCCTTCGATCTCGGAGATGAGTTTCTCCGTCAGGCGACGGCTGGATTCGATGCTGACAATGTTGGCGTCGTACACCTGGATAATGCGGCCCAGGGTATCGCGCTGATCTTCGATCCAGCGGCGGGCCTTGTCGATGTCGGCCGACTGCAGCAGCTTGTCGCGGCCAGCCATATCCTGCCGCAACTCGTCGATCCGCATTTGATCTATTCGCTTCTCCCGTTCGAGCTGGTCCAGTCGGGCGCGGGCCTCTTCGCTCCAGGTAATGAGCTCTTCGGTTTTGGCGGTCCGGCGAATCACGTGGAACCGCCGCTGCCACAGTTCGCGGTTGACGCCCCGGCGTTGCAGTCGCACGTTCAGCAACGAAACCATCGTATGGAACCGCTGTCGGGCCAGCTGTTTGGCTTCGACCTGCTGCACCAGTTCGACACTTTTTTCGGTAGCCGAATCCAGCTGGCTGCGGGCCCGCGTCCATTCACTTTCCGCGTACTTCAGGTTGGACTCCGCCCGGCGAAGTTCGTTGCGCAAGTCTTCTTCGTGTTTGTCGATCTCGATCATCTGCTCCTGCAGATCGCGATCCGAGAACACGCTGGCTTTGGAAAACCAGACGACCTTCGCCTGCAGCAAGTCGACCTGCGCTGTGTGCAGCTTCTGGGCCAGCTCCTGGTTGGCCTGTTCCTGTTTGGCCTGGGCCAGACTTTCCGTGGCGATGCGGACTTCGAGCTCGGCAAACTTTAACTCGTTGGCAAGCTCGGTTTTCTTCTCTTCGTCGGTGTTCGCCTCGGCCGCTTCCCGTGCGAGTCGATACGCCTGCTGCCGGGTTTCCAGCGTCTGCTTCGCCCGGGTGATCTCTGCGTCGGCTCCGTCGGCGACGGACTCGACTGTTTCGGTCCGCGCCTGGCGGGCGGCCAGCTCATCGCGCGAGTGGTCAAGCATCAGGAAAGAGTACGGCGGCTGTTCCGGCGGCCCCTGGACTCGAACCGCTTCCACCTGCGCGGTCAGGTCTTCCAGCCGCATCTTCAGATCCTGATGTTCCTTTTTGGCGACCCCCTGCTGGGCGACGACGACTTCGAGCTGTTTCAGCAGCTCGACTTCGCGCTGCAAGGGTTCCGGCGCCGCGACGACCTCTTCATCGGAAGTTTCTTTGGCGGTTTCCGCGGCCGTCTCTTTCGCCGTTTCCAGCGTGCGCTGCGCGACACGCAGTTCTTCGGAAACTTCCTCGCGTTTGGACTGGGCCGCTTCGGTTTCCGCGGCCGCGGCGGCTGCCTCGACTGCTGCGGCGGTCTCCTCCGCAGCGGCTTCTGTTTCCGCGTCGGCCAGCGGGGGTGCGACGGGCTCGACGACCGCGGGAGACGCGACCACTTCGCCTTGCGCGGAATTCAACACGGGCGGTTGCGCCTGCAGCCAGGCGGCGACCAGCAACAAGGCGAGGCCTGAGAATAAGGGAAGCCCGTTTCGCATCACGTTCCTTGCTTTCATTCAGGACAGATGTGTTACGTGCAATCCCTGCGGCGGGACTCCCTTGGCAAAGGGAAAGCCAGCGGCGCCAGCCGGATTGCTCTGCAGAAAATGGGTTCCCGTCGCTTCGCCCGAGCAGACGGGCTGGGAACACTAGCAAACGGGCTGTACGCCAGCAAGATCGCTCTGGCGGGAAAAGCGGACTGCCTGACCAGGCAAACTCTTCTCCCCTGCCCTCTCATGAAAAAGTTCCACAGCGATGGCGGACCGAAGGAGTGGGGTTCAGGGCCCCGGCAGCACTCCAGACACAGCACGTGAAAACACGCAAGTCGTTTTGCAAAAGGACTTTACAAAAAACCCTAAAAAATGCGGCAGTTTTCTGTCCGGAACACCGTCCCTTGGGGGATGTACTGGCGCCGACATGGCAGCAAAACGATGGGTAACAAATTCCAGGCAATTTCGCCTGACATCCCAGACAAACAACGGCCGCCTACCAGGAGTGAAACTATGAACCGCCTGCTCAACTCTTCGATCGCTCTGACCGCTGGCCTGATGATTTGCCTGTTCGCCCAGAACGCCTCGGCCCAGATGCCCACGATCGAACGGGTGTATGCGGTGCAGATCCAGGCGACTTCGACGGAAACCGACGCCTGGCGAACGATTGGCGTCTACAAGAGCCGCACCCAGGCAGAAGCCGATGTGGCGACCTCCCGCATCGGCGGACGTTTCGGAAAGGTCCGCATTGTGCCGCAACTGCGGGCCGAAGCGGATGCCGACGCCGCTCCGGCGACCGGGAAAGCGCAAAACGGATCCGCGGCGCCGGTCAACGCGGGCAGCTCCCTGTCGGTCCGCTCGTTTCGCCTTTAAGACTCCGGCCGCGAGAGCAGCCAGTCCATAAAAAAACGCGGCCGTTTTCAGGTCGCGTTTTCTATTTCTTGCGGGAAAACCCGCTTCTGGGCGACAACCCGCACCAGGCGTGCTTAGGCGCAATCGCACCGCTGCAGGAGCTCTTCGGCCCGTTTCATCAGGGCCAGCCCGGAGTCGCTGGGCGGCGAGTCGCCGTTTTCTGCATCAAAGGAGTCAAACTTTGCGTGACAGTGTTTGCACGCAACTTTCTTACCGAGGTAGGCTACCGGAACATTCAAGCTCCGGCTACAGGTAGGACAGATGAGACGAAAGTAGACACGAACGGACACGTCGGGGCTCCTTCGCTAGGATCAATACTTGAAACGGCCCTCCGCCCCGGCAAACACACCGGAACAACATGCGGCCATTCAAACCCTTGATCCAAGACACTTGAGGAAAGAACTAACCTTCGCCAGAGACAAGAGCGAAACGCCTATCGCCTGCGAGAGCGAATGAAGCCGATAAGCTCCATTTTGCTACCCGACCGGTTCAGGGTCAAGTAATATGTCAGTGGTAACCGCCGGTTCTGTGCATTGTCAATCAGCTAATTTCCTACCCCCGCTCGAAACTCCTAAAAACGCGTGACATCCCAAGATTATGCGGAATATACCGCGCAAAAACTTGCGGATTTTCCCGTAAAAAATGGGCGATGCTAGCATTCTGCTCCGCCTGACTGGCCTCGGAGCGGGGAATGGACCGACCGTTTGCCGCCCGCTCGATTTACGCCTGGCTGATGATCAGCTGTTGCGGCGTGGGGGGAGCCTGGTGCAGCTCGCTCTGCGTCAGGCCGGCCTCGCTCCACATCGCCTCGTATTCGGCGAACGTATACGCGTCGCCCGCAGGCGTGGAAGCCAGCATGGTCATCGCAAAGGCGGCCGAAGCCGGCGGCGATACGCGGTCTTCGTTCGGCACAAATTCCAGCGTGACGACATAGCCCCCGGCATTCAAACAGCCGGCCATCTTCCGCATGAGTGACACACACGTGTCACGATCAAAGTGATGGAAAAAGTTCGTCGCCAGCACCAGGTCAAAACCGACGCCGTAGTCAATCGACAAGGCGTCCCCCGGCAACAAGGCGTAACGGTCCGAGACGCCCGCCCGGGCGGCGTTCTGTTCCGCCACCGCCAGCACCTTGCCCCAGTCCAGCGCCGTGACCGACGCCTGCGGGTTCTGCCGGGCGACTTCGACGCCGAAGAGCCCATGCCCGGCGGCGATATCCAGCACGCGGATCGGGCCCGGGCTGCGCTGGGCCGCCAGGGCGCCGATCAACTGGGCGGCCGGCGTCATCATGGGAGCCATGCTGCGGGCGAACTCCACCCAGCCTTCAAATTCGGTTTCCACCGTGCCGCTGCCCGCCAGCAGCGTACGTCCGCGGCGGACCAGTTCGGCCACATCGCGGAAAGAGTCCAGCAGCTCTTTCGAATTGATGAACTTCGCCATCGAACCCATATACCGCGGAGACTGCTCATCGAGAAAGGCTGCCGACTCCGGCGTCAACGCGTATTGGTCCCCGTCCTTGGCCAGGAACCCGTGAATGACCAGGTAGTCGCACACAATGCGTGTCGCCCGTGGATCGCCGCCGCATGCATGGGCCAGATCGGCCGCCGTCGTATGGCCTTGGGCGATCTGCGTAAAGAATCCCAGCTCGATCGCACCCCGCAAGGCGGCGCTCTGCTGATGGGCGTTAAGCGTATCAAAAATGCGGGACGGGTTCGGCTGCTCTGCAGCCGGCTCAGTGACAGAATCTGACATCGTTCCTCCGGAAAAAGAAGCGAGGCCGTGGATCGCCTTTCGCTCCGTGAACACAGCGTGCCGTAGCGACAGAAAACGTGCTTCCCTGAAGCCGGAAACTCCGCTCCTGCAAGACGTCCCTGTCGCCGCCCAATCATTCAAATTAGCCGGGCCTTACGCGACTGAACAGTCCGCCTCCCTGCCCGCGGGGTCTGCCAGGAAAAGGCGCGAAACCGTCGCGGAGATCGCAATCCCACCGCCACAGTCTCCTTTCCTTCGCGTTCCTCGATTCCAACAAGTATGATGGCGGTTCGGCGAAGTCGTCCTGTTGACTTCCATCCTGGCGAAAGTCGAACCGGCCTGTGGCTGTTCTGGGAGAATCAAACCTCATGTTAAAGACCTTTCAATTCCGATGTATCCTGGCGGCGCTGCTGGCGGCGACCTTGCTGTCCTCGACGGCCCAGGCGGCGGACCGGCTTAACTTTCTATTCATTACGCTTGACGACATGAACCGCGATTCGGTCGGCGCGTATGGGGCGAAGGTCCCGGAAACGACGCCCTCGATCGACCGCCTGGCGGCTGAGGGCCTGCGGTTTGAACAGGGCCACGTCACCATCGCCATCTGTCAGCCCACCCGGGCCGTCTGGATGACGGGCCGCTATCCGCACAACAACGGGGCCCTCGGTTTCAACCCGATCAAACGCGGCATTCCCACCCTGCCGGAAACCCTCAAAGAGAACGGCTATCTAACCGGCATCCTGGGCAAGACCGAGCATGTGGTCCCTTCGCGCAAGCAGGCGTTTGATTACCATCGCGACCGCGGCGAAATGAATAACGGCCGCAGCGCCGATCTGTACGCGCAGTTTACCGAAGAGTTTCTCCAGCAGGCGAAGGACGCCCAGAAGCCGTTCTTCCTGATGGTCAACACGCATGACCCGCACCGGCCGTTTGACAACCGCCGGCCGGCCGACAAACGGGGCGGCGGCTATCCGGCGCCTTCGCGCATCTATCAGCCGGAAGAGATCCTTGTGCCTGGCTTCCTGCCCGACCTGCCGGAGATTCGCGAAGAGATCGCCCAGTACTACAGCTCCGTCCGCCGGGCCGACGATGTGGTCGGTCGCGTGCTGGCCGAACTCGACAAAGCCGGCTATCGCGAGCACACCCTGGTGATGCTCAAATCGGATCACGGCATCCCCGTGCCGTTCGCCAAAACCAACGTCTGGCGGCACTCCACCATTACCCCCTGGATCGTCCGCTGGCCGGGCGTGATCGAGCCGGGCTCACGCGATACGGAGCATCTGATCGCCGGGGTCGACCTGGCGCCGACGGTGCTGGACGCACTGGGAATCGAGCCGATGGAAGGCGTCGACGGCCGCTCATTCCTGCCGGTGCTGCAGGGAAAAAAGCAGGCTGACCGCGACGTGGTCTTCACGCACATCAATACGATCGCTTCCGGAAAATCGTATCCCATGCGGTCGATCCAGGGCCCGCGTTACGGCTTCATCTGGAACGGCTGGTCCGACGGCAAAACGACCTTTCGCAACGAATCCATGAGCGGCCTGACCTGGAAGACGATGGTCAAAGCGAGCGCGACCGACCCGGCCCTGGCCGAGCGAGTCCGGCATTACAGCTTCCGCGAGCCGTTTGAATTTTACGACTACCAGCAAGATCCCGACGCCCTGCACAACCTGATCGACGACCCGGCCCAGCAAGCCATGATCGACCAATATCGCCAGGAAATGGTCCGGCAAATGACCGAAACCAACGACCCCCAGCTGCCCAATCTGCAGGCCGCCATGGGCAAGTAAGGTCCGGCATTAACCCTGCAGAATGGCCGCACCCGGCCGTTGGCGTTCGACGCCGTCCCGGCGGGACGACCGGGAATCATCGACGGGCAGGAGTGACGCAGCCTGCAGGCGAATAGCTAACAGCTGCATGCCGTTATGCCGTTACGCCGCGCGGTTCTGTTTGGCGGGCGGGTGATACTGCACCACGATTTGCTGCAGCTCGCGCAGGATCGGTTCCGGGCCGCTTTCGCTCACGTCGGCCAGGCGGCGGATGGCGGCTCGGGTGGCGGACAGACTGGCCGGTTCGCCGGCCGCGACCATGATCTTGGCGTGCGGCGTCGGCAGGTGTTTTTCGTCGTCGATGTACAACTCTTCGTACATCTTTTCGCCCGGTCGCAAGCCCGTGAATTCGATCTCGATGTCTTCGCCCGCCTCCAGGCCGGAGAGGCGAATCATGTCGCGGGCCAGGTCTACGATCCGCACCGGCTCGCCCATGTCGAGGACGAAAATCTCGCCGCCGTTCCCCATGGCGCCGGCCTGCAGCACCAGCTGCGAAGCTTCCGGGATCGTCATGAAGAACCGCGTCATGTTTTCATGCGTCACCGTCAGCGGGCCGCCGGCCGCGATCTGCTCGCGGAAAATCGGCACGACGCTGCCGTTGGAGCCCAGCACGTTGCCGAACCGCACGGTGACAAACTTGCAGCTGGAGGTCTGGTTGAGCGACTGCACGTACAGTTCGGCCACCCGCTTGCAGGTGCCCATGGTGCTGGTCGGATTGACGGCCTTGTCGGTCGAGATCATCACAAAAGAGCCGACCTGGTTCTGGTTGGCAAGGTCAGCCAGCAGCTGCGTGGTCAGGCAGATGTTCTTGACGGCCTCGCCCGGGTTGGCTTCCATCAGCGGGACATGCTTGTAGGCGGCGGCGTGAATCACGATCGCCGGTTGATGTTCGCGGAACAGGCTGGCCATCCGCAGTCCATCGGCGACGTCGGCCATGCAGACTTCCAGCTCGGCCGTCGGTTTCAAGGAGCGCAGCTCCCGTTCCAGGAAGAACTGGCCGTTCTCCCAGCGATCGACGAGCAGGATTTTTCGCGGCTCAAACTGCAGCAGCTGGCGACAAATTTCGGAGCCGATGCTGCCGGCGCTGCCGGTCACCATCACCACGCCGTCATCGATCCAGCGGCGCAGTTTCGTCATGTCCAGGTCGACCGGATCCCGCCGCAGCAGGTCCTCGATGGAAACGGTTCGCGGCTTCAGCGCCACGCGGCCGCTGAGCAGCTGGGCGTAGCTCGGCAGCACTTTCACGGTCACGCCGTGGGCCGGTCCGCGTTCGACCAGCGAGCGCACCTGCGAGCCGGGCAGTTCGTCGGCCGTGATCAACAGCTCGGTCACGCCGCTGGCCTCTGCCAGGGAACAGGCGTCGTCGAGCAGGCCGACGACCGGCACCCCGTCGATCCGCGATCCGATGGAGCCGGGCGTGTGGGTAATGA is part of the Lignipirellula cremea genome and encodes:
- a CDS encoding sulfatase family protein; the protein is MLKTFQFRCILAALLAATLLSSTAQAADRLNFLFITLDDMNRDSVGAYGAKVPETTPSIDRLAAEGLRFEQGHVTIAICQPTRAVWMTGRYPHNNGALGFNPIKRGIPTLPETLKENGYLTGILGKTEHVVPSRKQAFDYHRDRGEMNNGRSADLYAQFTEEFLQQAKDAQKPFFLMVNTHDPHRPFDNRRPADKRGGGYPAPSRIYQPEEILVPGFLPDLPEIREEIAQYYSSVRRADDVVGRVLAELDKAGYREHTLVMLKSDHGIPVPFAKTNVWRHSTITPWIVRWPGVIEPGSRDTEHLIAGVDLAPTVLDALGIEPMEGVDGRSFLPVLQGKKQADRDVVFTHINTIASGKSYPMRSIQGPRYGFIWNGWSDGKTTFRNESMSGLTWKTMVKASATDPALAERVRHYSFREPFEFYDYQQDPDALHNLIDDPAQQAMIDQYRQEMVRQMTETNDPQLPNLQAAMGK
- a CDS encoding polysaccharide biosynthesis protein, giving the protein MVRIQSFHHLSPATRQVICAGVLAGVFAFIHLAAYWLRFDGLPDRDFIATSVLWAVAVKLLVFGRFHLFRGWSQVVNFHDLIALGGAASLSAGVLLLMQMFQAPAFNSPRSVLLTDWGFTIVLVGGLRSLLRFAEESRVKSQSKNHQTRVFILGANASGEALLRAVRRNPELSYRVEGFITHTPGSIGSRIDGVPVVGLLDDACSLAEASGVTELLITADELPGSQVRSLVERGPAHGVTVKVLPSYAQLLSGRVALKPRTVSIEDLLRRDPVDLDMTKLRRWIDDGVVMVTGSAGSIGSEICRQLLQFEPRKILLVDRWENGQFFLERELRSLKPTAELEVCMADVADGLRMASLFREHQPAIVIHAAAYKHVPLMEANPGEAVKNICLTTQLLADLANQNQVGSFVMISTDKAVNPTSTMGTCKRVAELYVQSLNQTSSCKFVTVRFGNVLGSNGSVVPIFREQIAAGGPLTVTHENMTRFFMTIPEASQLVLQAGAMGNGGEIFVLDMGEPVRIVDLARDMIRLSGLEAGEDIEIEFTGLRPGEKMYEELYIDDEKHLPTPHAKIMVAAGEPASLSATRAAIRRLADVSESGPEPILRELQQIVVQYHPPAKQNRAA